A DNA window from Desulfovibrio intestinalis contains the following coding sequences:
- the pheS gene encoding phenylalanine--tRNA ligase subunit alpha codes for MDLISALEGLVPELEKGLDQASSLDELEALRVDFLGRKGRIAQIMSQLPKLEPEQRPAVGQTANSVKERCNALFEARKEALEAGREAEALKRFDPSVPGRAPWSGTLHPTTLVMEEICEIFNGLGFEIVSGPEVEIDYYNFEALNMPPEHPARDMQDTLYITDKVLMRTHTSPVQARTMLNRKPPLAVVAPGKVYRRDSDLTHTPMFHQIEGLMVGEGISMAHLRGTLTAFVRAIFGGDTQVRFRPSFFPFTEPSAEVDISCCMCGGKGHIGDAPCRVCKTTGWVEILGCGMVDPAVFEAVGYDPEVSGFAFGMGVERVTMLKYGIGDLRMFFENDTRFLGQFAR; via the coding sequence ATGGATCTGATTTCTGCACTGGAAGGCCTGGTCCCTGAGCTTGAAAAAGGTCTGGATCAGGCTTCTTCATTGGATGAGCTGGAGGCCCTGCGGGTAGATTTTCTGGGCCGCAAGGGCAGGATCGCCCAAATCATGAGCCAGCTTCCCAAGCTGGAACCTGAGCAGCGCCCCGCCGTTGGACAGACGGCCAACAGCGTCAAAGAGCGCTGCAATGCGCTGTTTGAAGCCCGCAAAGAAGCTCTTGAAGCCGGGCGTGAAGCCGAAGCCCTCAAACGCTTCGACCCCTCTGTGCCCGGCCGCGCCCCCTGGAGCGGCACCCTGCACCCCACCACCCTGGTGATGGAAGAGATTTGCGAAATTTTCAACGGCCTTGGCTTCGAAATTGTGTCCGGCCCTGAAGTTGAAATCGACTATTACAACTTCGAGGCCCTGAACATGCCGCCGGAACATCCGGCCCGCGACATGCAGGACACTCTCTACATTACCGACAAGGTGCTCATGCGCACCCACACCTCGCCAGTGCAGGCCCGCACCATGCTGAACCGCAAGCCCCCGCTGGCTGTGGTGGCCCCCGGCAAGGTGTACCGGCGCGACAGCGACCTCACCCATACCCCCATGTTCCATCAGATCGAAGGGCTCATGGTGGGTGAAGGCATCAGCATGGCGCATTTGCGCGGCACCCTTACTGCTTTTGTACGCGCCATTTTCGGCGGCGACACCCAGGTGCGTTTTCGCCCCAGTTTCTTCCCCTTCACCGAACCTTCGGCTGAAGTGGACATAAGCTGCTGCATGTGCGGAGGCAAAGGCCACATTGGCGACGCTCCTTGCCGGGTGTGTAAAACCACGGGCTGGGTTGAAATTCTTGGCTGCGGCATGGTGGACCCGGCGGTTTTCGAGGCCGTAGGGTATGACCCCGAAGTCAGCGGCTTTGCCTTTGGCATGGGCGTGGAACGCGTGACCATGCTCAAGTACGGTATCGGCGACCTGCGCATGTTCTTTGAGAACGACACCCGTTTTCTGGGCCAGTTCGCCCGCTAG
- a CDS encoding translation initiation factor IF-2, translating to MPLCHHHTVHALGQQTAPTRGLAGLCCRAPVLACVVAAFLVCAPGLWPVADSGDMAGMAWAKSASNARDSGLEPPGGPKPMEGLPGRNVSRTSEGGMGYTDAYGNTITEAQPEEKAPRRRPGPGAYGNRGVQEHDRPLPDPTPKDTTPAWSFN from the coding sequence ATGCCCCTGTGCCACCATCACACTGTTCATGCCCTTGGGCAGCAAACCGCGCCAACGCGCGGGCTGGCTGGCCTCTGCTGCCGTGCCCCCGTGCTGGCTTGCGTGGTGGCGGCGTTTCTGGTGTGCGCTCCCGGCCTGTGGCCTGTGGCGGATTCCGGTGATATGGCGGGCATGGCCTGGGCCAAATCGGCCTCCAATGCGCGCGATTCCGGTCTTGAACCTCCTGGCGGCCCCAAGCCGATGGAAGGCTTGCCGGGCAGAAACGTAAGCCGCACCTCCGAAGGTGGCATGGGCTATACGGATGCTTACGGCAATACCATCACCGAGGCGCAGCCGGAAGAAAAAGCCCCGAGGCGCAGACCCGGACCCGGCGCATATGGCAACAGGGGCGTGCAGGAGCATGACCGCCCCCTGCCGGACCCGACGCCAAAGGACACAACACCAGCCTGGAGTTTTAACTAG
- a CDS encoding HNH endonuclease encodes MADNRKYPQQDVKILYGKAAARCAFSKCRKVLVLEDAFSGKAKQIGKIAHIVAHSPSGPRADQSYPQDKLDRYVNWVLLCPTCHDIVDTQPEKYSTEVLLKIKQEHESWVEEQLDEEMSNVSFAELEVAAKALSSGNFCGSTDFHVIPPELKITKNKLTQLSRSYILMGLSRSSEVERFLVSMAQLDSEFPERLKNRFKEEYLELCKVSSGDELFMDMLAFANSGVSDFKQQAARLAIVSHLFHLCEIFKK; translated from the coding sequence ATGGCAGACAATAGGAAATATCCCCAGCAAGACGTCAAAATTCTTTACGGTAAAGCCGCCGCGCGTTGCGCTTTTTCGAAATGTCGGAAGGTACTAGTTCTTGAGGATGCTTTTTCCGGCAAAGCTAAGCAGATAGGTAAAATTGCCCATATTGTTGCACATAGTCCCTCAGGACCGCGTGCAGATCAGAGTTATCCGCAAGATAAGCTAGACCGCTATGTAAACTGGGTCTTACTTTGTCCAACCTGTCACGACATCGTAGATACCCAACCCGAAAAATATTCGACAGAGGTTTTGCTCAAGATAAAACAAGAGCACGAGAGTTGGGTTGAGGAGCAGCTAGATGAAGAAATGTCTAATGTTTCTTTTGCGGAGCTTGAGGTTGCGGCAAAAGCGTTATCTTCAGGCAACTTCTGCGGATCAACGGACTTTCATGTAATTCCTCCAGAGTTAAAAATTACCAAAAACAAACTCACGCAACTCTCTCGTTCTTATATTTTAATGGGGCTTAGCCGTAGTTCCGAAGTGGAAAGGTTCTTAGTGAGCATGGCCCAGCTTGACTCAGAATTCCCAGAACGGTTGAAAAATCGTTTCAAGGAAGAATATTTGGAATTGTGTAAAGTCAGCTCTGGTGATGAACTTTTTATGGACATGCTCGCATTTGCAAATTCGGGTGTAAGCGACTTCAAACAACAAGCCGCAAGGCTCGCCATAGTTTCACACCTGTTTCATTTGTGTGAGATATTTAAAAAATGA
- a CDS encoding ABC-three component system middle component 6 — MIMPSKYLREDEALIGVGGILLQRIEGRKNISSLWEDVKASHAVATFERFILALDFLFLLGLIDIKGNEIKRVGP, encoded by the coding sequence ATGATTATGCCATCCAAATATCTTAGAGAAGATGAAGCCCTTATTGGTGTGGGGGGGATTCTGTTGCAGCGAATTGAGGGCCGGAAAAATATTTCTAGCCTTTGGGAAGATGTAAAGGCAAGTCACGCTGTCGCTACATTTGAACGCTTTATTCTTGCCCTGGATTTTTTGTTTCTGCTTGGCCTCATTGATATTAAAGGCAATGAAATAAAACGAGTTGGGCCATGA
- the rplT gene encoding 50S ribosomal protein L20 codes for MRVKRGLAGHRRHKKYLTAAKGFRGGRSRLYRTAREAVERSLQYAYVGRKLRKRDFRTLWILRINAGARLSGLSYSRFMHGLKTAGIDLNRKVLADLAVYKKDDFAKIVDLAKAALAN; via the coding sequence ATGCGTGTCAAGAGAGGTCTTGCCGGTCATCGCCGTCACAAAAAATATTTGACAGCTGCCAAGGGTTTCCGTGGCGGCCGTAGTCGTTTGTACCGCACCGCCCGTGAGGCTGTGGAACGTTCGCTTCAGTACGCCTATGTGGGCCGCAAACTGCGTAAGCGCGACTTCCGCACCCTGTGGATCCTGCGTATCAACGCTGGCGCCCGCCTGAGCGGCCTGTCTTACAGCCGTTTCATGCACGGTCTGAAGACCGCTGGCATCGACCTGAACCGCAAGGTTCTCGCCGACCTGGCCGTCTACAAGAAGGACGACTTCGCCAAGATCGTGGATCTGGCCAAGGCCGCTCTGGCCAACTAG
- the infC gene encoding translation initiation factor IF-3 — protein sequence MRFRRDMPQDSVRRNETIRAREVRVIAADGEQLGILQRNEAIALAKEAGLDLVEVSSNSEPPVCRVMDYGKFKYEQQKKKQEAKKHQTVVQIKEIKVRPKTDDHDYETKVRHIRRFLEDGDRCKITVFFRGREIVHKDRGMAILERVVQDLADIAKVDQEPRAEGRTLQMMLVPKK from the coding sequence ATGAGATTCCGCCGCGACATGCCGCAAGACAGCGTGCGTCGCAACGAAACAATCCGCGCCCGTGAAGTGCGTGTGATCGCTGCCGATGGTGAGCAGCTTGGTATTCTGCAACGAAATGAGGCCATCGCCCTGGCTAAAGAAGCGGGCCTGGACCTCGTAGAAGTTTCTTCCAACTCGGAGCCGCCTGTTTGCCGCGTCATGGACTACGGCAAATTCAAGTACGAGCAGCAGAAGAAAAAGCAGGAAGCCAAAAAGCACCAGACCGTGGTGCAGATCAAGGAAATCAAGGTTCGCCCCAAAACGGACGACCACGATTACGAAACCAAGGTCCGCCACATCCGTCGCTTTCTTGAAGACGGTGACCGCTGTAAAATTACGGTATTCTTCAGGGGCCGCGAAATTGTGCATAAAGATCGCGGCATGGCCATTCTGGAACGTGTGGTGCAAGACCTTGCCGATATCGCCAAGGTTGATCAGGAGCCCCGTGCCGAAGGCCGTACCCTGCAGATGATGCTGGTGCCCAAAAAGTAG
- a CDS encoding MOSC domain-containing protein — translation MGIIKAICTSPKKGTAKKTVPSATLVVDHGIEGDAHAGKWHRQVSLLSWQAIEDFRARGAIVAHGCFGENLIVDGIDFAALPVGTRLSCNEVLMEVSQIGKECHSHCQIYHTMGDCIMPRQGVFAKVLHGGLVQPGDVMHVLPAGDEGCQEEAGA, via the coding sequence ATGGGTATTATAAAGGCTATTTGCACCAGCCCCAAAAAGGGCACTGCCAAGAAAACCGTTCCCTCAGCCACCCTTGTGGTGGATCACGGTATTGAGGGCGACGCGCACGCCGGAAAATGGCACCGCCAGGTCAGCTTGTTGTCCTGGCAGGCTATTGAGGACTTCAGGGCCAGAGGGGCCATTGTGGCGCACGGCTGCTTTGGCGAGAACCTTATTGTGGACGGAATCGACTTCGCGGCGTTGCCCGTGGGCACGCGCCTGTCCTGTAATGAGGTTCTTATGGAAGTATCGCAGATAGGCAAGGAATGTCACAGCCATTGCCAGATATACCACACAATGGGCGACTGCATCATGCCCCGGCAGGGTGTGTTCGCCAAGGTTTTGCACGGCGGCCTTGTGCAGCCCGGCGATGTTATGCATGTGCTGCCCGCTGGAGACGAGGGCTGTCAGGAAGAGGCGGGGGCATAG
- a CDS encoding flavin reductase family protein, with protein sequence MERKKIIFSEYAKEILEALPKGILLTTKAGDKVNSMTIGWGTLGIEWSTPIFVAFVREHRFTREQLDKNPEFTINVPFGPYSKKIIGICGAKSGRDMDKIKEAGLTLVEPEAISVPALKELPLTLECKVVYQQKQDLSVLAEKFLPGCYPQDVDGSFVGANKDAHIAYYGEIVSAYILQ encoded by the coding sequence ATGGAACGGAAGAAAATAATTTTTTCAGAGTATGCCAAAGAAATTCTTGAGGCTCTTCCCAAGGGTATCCTTCTCACAACCAAGGCAGGGGACAAAGTAAACAGCATGACAATTGGCTGGGGTACTTTGGGCATTGAATGGTCAACGCCAATATTTGTTGCCTTTGTTCGTGAGCACCGATTCACGCGGGAGCAGCTTGATAAAAATCCCGAATTCACCATTAATGTGCCATTCGGGCCGTATAGCAAGAAGATAATCGGCATCTGCGGCGCCAAAAGTGGCAGGGATATGGACAAAATAAAAGAAGCGGGACTTACGCTTGTTGAGCCAGAGGCCATCTCGGTGCCTGCCCTCAAGGAACTCCCGCTTACTCTGGAATGCAAGGTCGTTTACCAGCAGAAGCAGGACCTTTCGGTCCTTGCCGAAAAGTTTTTACCTGGATGCTATCCGCAGGATGTGGACGGCTCCTTTGTCGGTGCCAACAAGGATGCGCATATCGCATACTACGGCGAAATTGTCAGCGCTTACATCCTTCAGTAA
- the pheT gene encoding phenylalanine--tRNA ligase subunit beta yields MLLSLSWLRDFTPYEGTAEALGDRLTMLGLELEDIRRPYDSIRPIVVGLVVACEDHPESDHLHVCKVDAGQGELLDIVCGAPNVAEGQKVPVALVGTTMPDGMLIKKAKLRGAPSFGMICSERELGLTEDHSGIMVLPESFVVGKPLVDQLTLDHEVLDISITPNRADCLSVLGLARETALAFNLPLNIPAMPLQIDESAPQRLVPLDIKDPDLCWLYSGRVITGVEIGPSPMQLRHRLNSVGVRPISNIVDVTNYILFECGQPLHSFDLDKLEGGRIEVSRAQEGEKFTTLDGQERTLTAQDLCIRDGGRAVGLAGVMGGLNTEITEASSNVFLESAVFRPGTIRKTSRRLGLSSEASYRFERGIDQQRTVWALDRACAMMAAMSGGTVQPGLSISEPRPFKAANIDFRPARADALLGVHLTPEFDEKVLTGMGCAVDTSSSVWRVSQPSWRPDLTREADLVEEVGRVHGLDTIAPELPSVARNLDRAGEPESRFSFWSRLKHWGAGLGLNEAVNYSFVGHKDMDHLGLPREGRISIMNPLSAEQDALRTALAPGLLYDLRNNLAQGIQGLRLFELANIFEADATSETTARETGMLGVLLYGARFDTAWPQPEGDLDYTDIKGIVENLLRFLHLPAPECTLAEGHPFLLPCVQVTVNGRAVGVMGRVKPAMAEEFHARKEVWLAELNLEVLRELHDAAQVRFRPLPVYPPVRRDITVMAGQGLTVSAIVAHVRGLGLPLLEDMVLVDCFEPKAAEGQKAVRNLTFRLTFRHADRTLKDAEVDKEREKVAQSLVAALGVKI; encoded by the coding sequence ATGCTGCTCTCACTTTCATGGCTGCGTGATTTTACGCCTTACGAAGGCACGGCTGAAGCTCTGGGTGACCGTCTGACCATGCTCGGCCTTGAGCTGGAAGATATCCGGCGTCCCTATGATTCCATCCGCCCCATTGTAGTGGGGCTTGTGGTCGCCTGTGAGGATCATCCCGAATCCGATCACCTTCATGTCTGCAAGGTGGACGCCGGCCAGGGTGAACTGCTGGACATCGTCTGCGGCGCACCCAACGTGGCCGAAGGCCAAAAGGTGCCTGTGGCGCTTGTGGGCACCACCATGCCTGACGGCATGCTCATCAAGAAAGCCAAACTGCGCGGCGCGCCGTCTTTCGGCATGATCTGCTCAGAGCGTGAACTGGGGCTCACGGAAGACCATTCCGGCATTATGGTGCTGCCTGAAAGCTTTGTGGTGGGCAAGCCTCTGGTGGACCAGCTCACGCTGGACCATGAGGTTTTGGACATTTCCATTACGCCCAACAGGGCAGACTGCCTTTCGGTGCTGGGTCTGGCCCGCGAAACGGCGCTGGCCTTCAATCTGCCCCTGAATATTCCGGCCATGCCCCTTCAGATTGATGAAAGCGCCCCCCAGCGCCTTGTGCCTCTCGACATCAAGGACCCCGATCTCTGCTGGCTGTATTCAGGCCGCGTCATCACGGGCGTCGAAATTGGCCCCTCGCCCATGCAGCTGCGCCACCGCCTGAACTCAGTAGGCGTGCGCCCCATATCCAATATTGTGGACGTGACCAACTACATCCTGTTCGAATGCGGTCAGCCGCTGCATTCCTTTGATCTGGACAAGCTTGAAGGTGGCCGCATCGAAGTCAGCCGCGCGCAGGAAGGCGAAAAATTCACTACGCTGGACGGGCAGGAACGCACGCTCACCGCGCAGGATCTCTGCATCCGTGACGGCGGCCGCGCCGTTGGTCTGGCTGGTGTTATGGGCGGCCTCAATACGGAAATTACCGAAGCCAGCTCCAATGTTTTTCTTGAAAGCGCCGTGTTTCGTCCCGGCACGATCCGCAAAACTTCGCGCCGCCTTGGTCTTTCGTCCGAGGCTTCCTACCGCTTTGAGCGCGGCATCGACCAGCAGCGCACCGTCTGGGCGCTGGACCGCGCCTGCGCAATGATGGCAGCCATGAGCGGCGGCACGGTGCAGCCGGGGCTTTCCATTTCCGAACCGCGCCCCTTCAAGGCCGCAAACATAGATTTTCGTCCGGCCCGCGCCGATGCCCTGCTGGGCGTCCACCTGACCCCGGAATTTGACGAAAAAGTGCTCACGGGCATGGGCTGCGCGGTGGATACCTCTTCAAGCGTGTGGCGCGTGAGCCAGCCTTCCTGGCGGCCCGACCTCACCCGCGAGGCCGATCTGGTGGAAGAAGTAGGCCGCGTGCACGGTCTGGATACCATTGCGCCCGAACTGCCCTCGGTGGCCCGCAATCTTGACCGCGCAGGCGAACCGGAATCACGGTTCAGCTTCTGGTCGCGTCTCAAGCACTGGGGAGCGGGCCTTGGCCTGAACGAAGCCGTCAACTACAGCTTTGTGGGCCACAAGGATATGGACCATCTTGGCCTCCCGCGTGAAGGCCGCATATCCATCATGAATCCCCTTTCGGCAGAACAGGACGCCCTGCGCACCGCGCTGGCTCCCGGTCTGCTCTACGACCTGCGCAACAACCTCGCCCAGGGCATTCAGGGGCTGCGTCTTTTTGAACTGGCCAATATCTTTGAAGCCGACGCCACCTCCGAAACCACGGCGCGCGAAACAGGCATGCTTGGCGTGCTGCTCTACGGTGCACGCTTTGACACCGCCTGGCCCCAGCCGGAAGGTGATCTGGACTATACGGACATCAAGGGCATTGTGGAAAACCTGCTGCGCTTCCTGCACCTGCCCGCGCCGGAATGCACCTTGGCGGAAGGGCATCCCTTCCTCCTGCCCTGCGTTCAGGTGACGGTCAATGGCCGCGCCGTTGGCGTCATGGGCCGGGTAAAACCCGCTATGGCCGAAGAATTCCACGCCCGTAAAGAAGTATGGCTCGCCGAACTGAACCTCGAAGTTCTGCGCGAACTGCATGACGCAGCGCAGGTGCGCTTCCGCCCCCTGCCCGTGTATCCGCCGGTTCGGCGCGACATCACGGTCATGGCCGGACAGGGGCTTACCGTCAGCGCCATTGTGGCTCATGTGCGCGGCCTTGGCCTGCCCTTGCTGGAAGA
- the rpmI gene encoding 50S ribosomal protein L35, translated as MPKIKTRRSAAKRFSQTGSGKFKRRRQNLRHILTKKAASRKMRLGQSTTVDQTNEKAVRRMLPNG; from the coding sequence ATGCCCAAGATTAAAACCAGGCGTTCCGCCGCCAAGCGTTTTTCGCAGACTGGCAGCGGCAAGTTCAAGCGTCGTCGCCAGAACCTGCGCCACATTCTCACCAAGAAGGCCGCCAGCCGCAAGATGCGTCTTGGTCAGTCCACCACCGTGGATCAGACCAACGAAAAAGCTGTGCGCCGCATGCTGCCCAACGGCTAA
- the thrS gene encoding threonine--tRNA ligase: MEVRVEGQMVEGQAGDSIASVLQKALSGKKFKAVVAARALNGAEDLLDLSSPVPAGCDGLEPVYADSPEGLQMIRHSTAHVMAAAVKKLFPKARVTIGPSIDSGFYYDFDVEKPFSTEDFPAIEAEMQRIANERAPFTHEVLPKAEAVARFKAMDENYKVEIIEGIDAETVSVYTCGDFADLCRGPHVPHTGFAKASKLMSVAGAYWRGDEKNRMLSRIYGTAFADDKALAAYLKMMEEAKRRDHRKLGRELSLFTFKEDVAPGMVFWLPKGMLVRTILEDFWRKEHLKRNYDIVQGPQLLRVETWQKSGHYDHYRENMYFTQIEEDAYGVKPMNCISHMLIYGNELHSYRDLPQRYFELGVVHRHEKSGVLHGLLRVRQFTQDDAHIICAPEQLEGEILEVIHLIRDLMTLFGFEYKVAVSTRPESSIGTDEAWEMATSALVQAVEKAGLPYTINEGDGAFYGPKIDVRLLDCIGREWQCSTIQVDFTLPERFDLTYVGQDGERHRPVMVHRAIMGSLERFIGILVENFAGALPTWLAPEQARLLTVTDAGDEAAATMCDELKALGIRAQADTRNEKLGFKVREAQLAKVPYILVVGEKEVQAGGANVRLRNGDNLGLKSVAEIAALIRADAEEPFKKGGMRYSFA, translated from the coding sequence ATGGAAGTCCGTGTGGAAGGGCAAATGGTTGAGGGGCAGGCTGGCGACAGCATCGCCTCCGTGCTCCAGAAAGCCTTGAGCGGCAAAAAGTTCAAGGCCGTTGTGGCCGCCCGCGCACTTAACGGCGCGGAAGACCTGCTTGATCTCTCTTCTCCGGTTCCTGCCGGGTGCGACGGGCTTGAACCCGTGTACGCCGACTCGCCCGAAGGCTTGCAGATGATCCGCCACTCCACCGCCCACGTTATGGCGGCGGCAGTGAAAAAACTTTTCCCCAAGGCCAGGGTCACTATCGGCCCCTCCATCGATTCCGGCTTTTACTACGACTTTGACGTAGAAAAGCCCTTCTCCACTGAAGATTTTCCCGCCATTGAAGCTGAAATGCAGCGCATAGCCAACGAGCGTGCGCCTTTCACCCATGAAGTGCTGCCCAAGGCCGAGGCCGTGGCGCGTTTCAAGGCTATGGACGAAAACTATAAGGTTGAAATCATCGAGGGCATCGACGCTGAAACCGTGTCGGTCTACACCTGCGGTGATTTTGCCGACCTGTGCCGTGGCCCGCACGTGCCGCACACGGGTTTTGCCAAAGCCTCCAAGCTTATGAGCGTGGCTGGCGCCTACTGGCGCGGCGACGAAAAGAACCGCATGCTGTCGCGCATTTACGGCACAGCCTTTGCGGATGACAAAGCCCTTGCCGCCTACCTGAAGATGATGGAAGAAGCCAAACGCCGCGACCACCGCAAGCTGGGCCGCGAACTTTCGCTCTTCACCTTCAAGGAAGACGTGGCCCCCGGCATGGTGTTCTGGCTGCCCAAGGGCATGCTTGTGCGCACTATTCTTGAGGACTTCTGGCGCAAGGAACATCTCAAGCGCAATTACGACATCGTGCAGGGCCCACAGCTTCTGCGCGTTGAAACGTGGCAGAAATCCGGCCACTACGACCATTACCGCGAGAACATGTATTTCACGCAGATCGAGGAAGACGCTTACGGCGTCAAACCTATGAACTGCATCTCGCACATGCTTATCTACGGTAACGAACTGCACAGCTACCGCGACCTGCCGCAGCGCTACTTCGAGCTTGGCGTGGTACACCGCCACGAAAAGAGCGGCGTGCTGCACGGCCTGTTGCGTGTGCGCCAGTTCACGCAGGACGACGCCCATATCATTTGCGCGCCGGAACAGCTTGAAGGCGAAATCCTTGAAGTTATCCACCTTATCCGCGACCTGATGACCCTCTTTGGCTTTGAGTACAAGGTGGCTGTGTCCACCCGGCCCGAGAGCAGCATCGGCACGGACGAAGCGTGGGAAATGGCCACCAGCGCACTTGTGCAAGCGGTGGAAAAAGCCGGCCTGCCCTATACAATTAATGAAGGCGACGGTGCCTTTTACGGTCCCAAGATCGACGTGCGCCTGCTGGACTGCATTGGCCGCGAATGGCAATGTTCTACCATTCAGGTTGACTTCACCCTGCCCGAGCGCTTCGACCTCACCTATGTGGGTCAAGACGGCGAACGCCACCGTCCGGTTATGGTACACCGGGCTATCATGGGTTCGCTGGAGCGCTTCATCGGCATTCTGGTGGAGAACTTTGCCGGGGCTCTGCCCACATGGCTCGCGCCCGAACAGGCTCGCCTGCTTACAGTGACCGACGCCGGAGACGAAGCCGCCGCCACGATGTGTGACGAACTCAAGGCTTTGGGCATCCGTGCCCAGGCCGACACGCGCAACGAGAAACTGGGATTCAAGGTGCGCGAGGCTCAGCTGGCAAAGGTGCCGTACATTCTTGTTGTGGGAGAAAAAGAAGTGCAGGCGGGCGGCGCTAATGTGCGCCTGCGCAACGGGGATAACTTAGGGCTTAAGTCTGTGGCCGAAATCGCCGCGCTTATTCGCGCAGACGCCGAAGAGCCTTTCAAAAAAGGAGGGATGCGCTATAGCTTCGCCTAA
- a CDS encoding DUF2326 domain-containing protein: protein MIKKIYASDKRFKAVEFQKGLNVIIAERVEGSGEKDTRNGAGKTTLINIIHFCLGADVKKLGLPYAEIEDWDFYIDITICGKNITAKRSIKKANYIIVSGATDDLPIFAEKDADSGELFYKNDDWKKLLGLCLFNLHDGLRSKYKPSFRSLISYFIRRGVDAYSHPFTHFRNQKTFDFQINNAYLLGLNWEHASEAQEIRDKSSALKALSSAVKAGIVSSQGELEAERVRLEKTILEENKAIETFKVLPQYKELQDRANLLTTKIHHSSNNLLVLRRKLTRYEESIATETPPEGDSVEKLYAEAGMFFSESIKKTLGEAKTFHASVIENRKKFLQTELAEIKNKIIKIENDINSSTDERAKLMRLLQTHGALEEFSLLQTRVVEKQERLETVKTKLSELKNISNEQKEIKARKLELDTKLQRDYELSRPNWEQAVALFNEGSLALYDEPGNLIINTTENGYEFDVEISRSNSEGVGKMKIFCYDMMLVELLAEKNGIDFLIHDSTIYDGVDSRQRAHALQYACSRAEEHDFQYICALNSDMVPYDDFENGFDLCQFVRLTLGDKNPSDSLMGFHFELKKEVGRSPE, encoded by the coding sequence ATGATCAAAAAAATATATGCAAGCGACAAACGATTCAAAGCTGTTGAATTTCAAAAAGGCTTGAATGTTATCATCGCGGAACGCGTGGAAGGTTCTGGAGAGAAAGACACGCGGAACGGGGCAGGTAAAACGACTCTTATCAATATTATACACTTTTGTCTTGGCGCTGACGTTAAAAAACTCGGGCTACCCTATGCAGAGATTGAGGATTGGGACTTTTATATTGACATTACCATCTGTGGCAAGAACATAACAGCAAAAAGATCTATAAAAAAAGCTAATTATATAATCGTCAGTGGTGCCACTGACGATCTGCCGATCTTTGCAGAAAAAGACGCTGATAGTGGAGAGTTATTTTATAAGAATGATGACTGGAAAAAACTTTTAGGTCTGTGTCTCTTTAACCTTCACGATGGGCTCAGGTCAAAGTATAAACCTTCGTTTAGAAGTTTAATTTCATATTTCATTCGGCGTGGAGTAGACGCCTATTCGCACCCATTTACACATTTCAGAAATCAAAAAACATTTGATTTTCAAATTAATAATGCATACTTGCTCGGGTTAAACTGGGAACACGCTTCTGAAGCACAAGAAATTCGGGATAAGTCTTCTGCCCTTAAGGCACTAAGTTCGGCTGTTAAGGCTGGGATTGTTTCTTCACAAGGCGAATTAGAAGCAGAACGAGTGCGCCTTGAGAAAACGATTTTAGAAGAAAATAAAGCTATCGAAACATTTAAAGTCCTTCCTCAGTATAAAGAGCTGCAAGACAGAGCCAACCTTCTGACAACAAAAATCCATCATAGTTCAAATAATCTTTTAGTGCTGCGGCGAAAGCTGACACGCTATGAAGAATCCATTGCAACCGAAACTCCACCTGAAGGAGATAGTGTTGAGAAGCTATATGCTGAAGCTGGTATGTTTTTTTCTGAGTCAATAAAGAAGACACTGGGTGAAGCAAAAACGTTTCATGCTTCCGTTATAGAAAATAGAAAGAAATTTTTGCAAACAGAGCTTGCAGAAATAAAAAACAAAATTATAAAAATTGAGAATGATATTAATTCTTCGACAGATGAGCGCGCAAAGCTTATGCGCCTTCTGCAAACGCACGGGGCTCTGGAAGAATTTTCGCTTTTGCAAACTAGAGTTGTCGAAAAACAAGAACGTCTTGAGACAGTTAAAACAAAATTATCGGAATTGAAAAATATTTCCAACGAGCAAAAAGAAATTAAAGCAAGAAAGCTTGAGTTGGATACGAAACTTCAACGCGACTATGAATTGAGCCGTCCAAACTGGGAACAAGCTGTTGCCCTTTTCAATGAAGGCTCTCTTGCTTTGTATGACGAGCCTGGAAACCTAATTATAAATACCACTGAGAATGGTTACGAGTTTGATGTCGAAATTTCTCGAAGCAACAGCGAGGGAGTGGGGAAGATGAAAATCTTCTGCTATGACATGATGCTGGTTGAACTTTTAGCTGAAAAAAATGGTATTGATTTTCTCATCCATGACAGCACGATTTATGATGGCGTTGATTCTCGCCAACGCGCCCATGCCTTACAATATGCGTGCAGTAGAGCTGAAGAACACGATTTTCAATATATTTGTGCCCTAAATTCTGATATGGTCCCTTATGATGATTTTGAAAATGGGTTTGACCTGTGCCAGTTCGTGCGTTTAACGCTTGGGGACAAGAATCCTTCAGATTCATTGATGGGGTTTCATTTTGAATTAAAAAAAGAGGTTGGCCGCTCTCCAGAGTAG